Genomic DNA from Rana temporaria chromosome 1, aRanTem1.1, whole genome shotgun sequence:
CAGGTTGCTGAGTGCAGAACACCTTCACAAGAAGTTGTCAGTGAACCCTAGCGAGAAACTAAAAGGGAAGCTAAAAAGACAGCAGTGGCAGCCTCCATTGTTCCATAGTACAGGTTTCCTCAACGCGCTTGTGCGCGTGTATATaccataatatatgtatatatatataaacctgtATATCTTAATAGTGAAAATAATCATTGTAAAAGCATATACACTTTTAAAAAGATATTACTTAACTTTTAAAGACGTAAATATAACTCCACCATTTCTAATGCACTTTTTTCTTGCACCTTTCTTAGCATCAACTTTCACTCAGAAACATCATGAAAAAGAATTTTCTCCATTTACTGGTTACATTAGTGGTGACTATGATTGTTCTTCGAACACTCTTCCTTTCAGAAACTAAACAAGCTCAGACTGAAAACACTCCAGCAGAAAAGGTGGTTGTTCGTCATGTTCTTCCAGTCAGTACTGATTATCCATTTGAAAAGTGTGTTGAAAATAACAGCGCTCAAAATTTCACAGACTTTAATGGGCAGCCACAGAACATGAAAGATTTTCTGACATACCGCCACTGTAAAAGCTTTCCATTGATACGCGACTCCCCCATGAAGTGTGCTGATGGAAATGGCTCCAAAGATGTATTCCTGTTTTTAGCCATCAAAACAGCCCCAGCAAATTATGACCGTCGGGAAGCCATAAGAAAAACATGGGGAGAAGAAAAAAGTTATTTGGGTGCCAATGTGAAAAGAATTTTTCTTAGTGGAGTTTCAAGGAACAAAAAGGAATCAAAAAGGATGTTGCAGCTGCTAGAAGCAGAGAGTCACACATATGGAGACATCCTGCAGTGGGACTTCGAAGACACTTTCTACAACTTAACATTGAAGCAGGTCCTTTTCCATAAGTGGATGGATCTCAGGTGCCCAGGGACACAGTTCATTTTTAATGGTGACGACGACGTTTTTGTTAATCCTTTAAATGTTATTACATATTTGAGAGGCTTAGAATTTGATGGATTAAAAAAGCATCTTTTTGTTGGAGCACTAAATATAGGAATGCCACCTGTTCGTGAAAAATATAGCAAGTATTATGTCCCAGAAGAACTTTTTCCAGGTGATTCTTTTGCACCCTACtgtggagggggaggaatcctcATGTCTGGTTTTACAGCTCATGCTATCTCCAGGAAATCAACACACATTCCCCTTTTTCCTATTGATGATGCTTATCTGGGAATGTGCCTTAAGAAGGCTGGTCTGAGGCCACATAACCATGAAGGAATGAGAACATTTGGTATCAAAATGCCGAACGAAGTAGACTCTTTTG
This window encodes:
- the LOC120909799 gene encoding acetylgalactosaminyl-O-glycosyl-glycoprotein beta-1,3-N-acetylglucosaminyltransferase-like isoform X2; its protein translation is MAAKFPGRHCTLHQLSLRNIMKKNFLHLLVTLVVTMIVLRTLFLSETKQAQTENTPAEKVVVRHVLPVSTDYPFEKCVENNSAQNFTDFNGQPQNMKDFLTYRHCKSFPLIRDSPMKCADGNGSKDVFLFLAIKTAPANYDRREAIRKTWGEEKSYLGANVKRIFLSGVSRNKKESKRMLQLLEAESHTYGDILQWDFEDTFYNLTLKQVLFHKWMDLRCPGTQFIFNGDDDVFVNPLNVITYLRGLEFDGLKKHLFVGALNIGMPPVREKYSKYYVPEELFPGDSFAPYCGGGGILMSGFTAHAISRKSTHIPLFPIDDAYLGMCLKKAGLRPHNHEGMRTFGIKMPNEVDSFDLCYYRDMLMVHRFIPYEMLIMWKSLKFAKPNCKTQIVNISKP
- the LOC120909799 gene encoding acetylgalactosaminyl-O-glycosyl-glycoprotein beta-1,3-N-acetylglucosaminyltransferase-like isoform X1, with product MAAKCPGRHCTLHQLSLRNIMKKNFLHLLVTLVVTMIVLRTLFLSETKQAQTENTPAEKVVVRHVLPVSTDYPFEKCVENNSAQNFTDFNGQPQNMKDFLTYRHCKSFPLIRDSPMKCADGNGSKDVFLFLAIKTAPANYDRREAIRKTWGEEKSYLGANVKRIFLSGVSRNKKESKRMLQLLEAESHTYGDILQWDFEDTFYNLTLKQVLFHKWMDLRCPGTQFIFNGDDDVFVNPLNVITYLRGLEFDGLKKHLFVGALNIGMPPVREKYSKYYVPEELFPGDSFAPYCGGGGILMSGFTAHAISRKSTHIPLFPIDDAYLGMCLKKAGLRPHNHEGMRTFGIKMPNEVDSFDLCYYRDMLMVHRFIPYEMLIMWKSLKFAKPNCKTQIVNISKP
- the LOC120909799 gene encoding acetylgalactosaminyl-O-glycosyl-glycoprotein beta-1,3-N-acetylglucosaminyltransferase-like isoform X3, encoding MKKNFLHLLVTLVVTMIVLRTLFLSETKQAQTENTPAEKVVVRHVLPVSTDYPFEKCVENNSAQNFTDFNGQPQNMKDFLTYRHCKSFPLIRDSPMKCADGNGSKDVFLFLAIKTAPANYDRREAIRKTWGEEKSYLGANVKRIFLSGVSRNKKESKRMLQLLEAESHTYGDILQWDFEDTFYNLTLKQVLFHKWMDLRCPGTQFIFNGDDDVFVNPLNVITYLRGLEFDGLKKHLFVGALNIGMPPVREKYSKYYVPEELFPGDSFAPYCGGGGILMSGFTAHAISRKSTHIPLFPIDDAYLGMCLKKAGLRPHNHEGMRTFGIKMPNEVDSFDLCYYRDMLMVHRFIPYEMLIMWKSLKFAKPNCKTQIVNISKP